From Streptomyces sp. NBC_01460, a single genomic window includes:
- a CDS encoding MarR family transcriptional regulator: protein MATEHLSPALRAPASSRPYAKARPGYGKRTASGQRASQAADFALMAERERYVAGYVDRLPDGAAMDIKSLAKSLPLYGQMAVSSALKALGVAGHLRRVRCLAGEGEQVRWVSRTYWSRTARDNEWWDTFLTTEGSHSTPRTTPTPTPGGAEGPVAAPTSPQRAPSTPTAPPEPTAPPAPPAPAPASPAMPEQRTSVTPEVAASPAYLALAQLGRRDPRLALSAADCRTLEPLAAIWFARGVDADYLTQALTAGLPAQVGSPVGIVRRRLTDKLPPYAAGSPAPATTVTPKRRVLAECTECGRPGSPEALPDGLCRLCRTTPQQASAAPPAERDVHALVGQLRELTRLP from the coding sequence GTGGCTACCGAGCACCTTAGCCCTGCCCTCCGCGCACCCGCATCCTCGCGCCCGTACGCGAAAGCCCGCCCCGGCTACGGCAAACGAACCGCGTCAGGCCAACGCGCCTCCCAAGCGGCCGACTTCGCCTTGATGGCGGAGCGCGAGCGGTACGTCGCCGGATACGTCGACCGACTCCCCGACGGCGCGGCCATGGACATCAAGTCACTGGCCAAGAGCCTCCCGCTGTACGGCCAGATGGCCGTCTCCAGCGCGCTGAAGGCCCTCGGAGTGGCCGGACACCTACGGCGCGTACGCTGCCTGGCCGGCGAGGGGGAGCAGGTCCGCTGGGTCTCCCGCACCTACTGGTCCCGTACCGCACGCGACAACGAGTGGTGGGACACGTTCCTGACCACCGAGGGCAGCCACTCCACACCGCGCACGACACCCACTCCCACGCCCGGAGGCGCCGAAGGGCCCGTCGCGGCCCCGACCTCACCTCAGCGGGCGCCCTCAACACCCACCGCCCCACCCGAGCCCACCGCGCCCCCGGCCCCGCCTGCTCCCGCGCCCGCATCACCCGCCATGCCCGAGCAGCGCACCTCGGTGACACCCGAGGTCGCCGCCTCCCCCGCGTACCTCGCCCTGGCCCAACTCGGCCGTCGGGACCCGCGCCTGGCACTCTCCGCAGCCGACTGCCGCACCCTGGAGCCTCTGGCCGCCATCTGGTTCGCACGGGGTGTCGATGCCGACTACCTCACGCAGGCCCTCACCGCAGGCCTCCCTGCCCAGGTCGGGTCCCCCGTCGGCATCGTACGCCGCCGCCTCACAGACAAACTGCCGCCGTACGCAGCCGGCAGCCCGGCCCCTGCCACGACCGTCACCCCGAAGCGCCGCGTCCTCGCCGAGTGCACCGAATGCGGCCGCCCCGGCTCGCCCGAGGCGCTACCCGACGGCCTCTGCCGCCTCTGCCGCACCACCCCGCAGCAGGCGTCCGCCGCTCCACCCGCTGAACGCGACGTCCACGCGCTGGTCGGACAGCTGCGCGAGCTGACCCGCCTGCCCTGA
- a CDS encoding ATP-binding protein: MTDKPPLLPVRPTRASHTRFPWHDFTMRFSSTPRGARLARGLAGERLDAWGVPYGSDAHDALLLIVAELSSNAVRHGHVSGRDFRLCLTAEGTAIRIEVTDTRGDHLLALTGQTSPGQEGGRGLLLVAALADRWGWYPRADGPGKTAWAVLEVAP, encoded by the coding sequence ATGACCGACAAGCCGCCGCTCCTGCCCGTACGACCGACGCGCGCTTCTCACACGCGATTCCCCTGGCATGACTTCACGATGCGATTCAGCTCCACGCCGCGGGGAGCCCGGCTCGCCCGAGGGCTGGCCGGTGAACGCCTCGACGCCTGGGGCGTCCCGTACGGAAGTGACGCGCACGACGCGTTGTTGCTGATCGTCGCCGAGCTCAGCAGCAACGCGGTGCGCCACGGACATGTATCCGGCCGCGACTTCCGGCTCTGCCTCACCGCCGAGGGAACAGCCATCCGCATCGAGGTCACCGACACCCGGGGCGACCACCTCCTCGCCCTCACCGGCCAGACCTCACCCGGTCAGGAGGGCGGCCGCGGCCTCCTGTTGGTCGCCGCCCTGGCCGATCGCTGGGGGTGGTATCCCCGCGCTGACGGTCCGGGCAAGACGGCGTGGGCGGTTCTGGAAGTCGCCCCGTGA
- a CDS encoding SseB family protein gives MTTDGDGIPERQRMRSRLADLDDLSGPPPERARAATSVEAEQNQLHTARREFAALLGEFRRTAVLVPLDEAGDLWSAEQNGVRWICAFSDEEALARFASARGEAGREWAYQAVLGARLLDVMVPLLPGPAGVALDAGSTDGMLFPPVAGIVPDAVAVDLGEMQ, from the coding sequence ATGACCACGGATGGGGACGGGATACCGGAGCGGCAGCGCATGCGATCACGACTCGCGGACCTGGATGATCTTTCGGGGCCGCCTCCTGAACGGGCACGCGCTGCAACGTCGGTGGAGGCCGAACAGAACCAGTTGCATACGGCCCGCCGCGAGTTTGCAGCGTTGCTGGGCGAGTTCCGGCGTACGGCGGTGCTGGTGCCACTGGATGAGGCCGGCGATCTGTGGTCGGCGGAGCAGAACGGTGTGCGCTGGATATGCGCCTTCTCGGACGAGGAGGCGTTGGCCCGGTTTGCGTCGGCTCGGGGGGAGGCCGGGCGGGAGTGGGCGTATCAGGCCGTTCTGGGTGCGCGGTTGTTGGACGTGATGGTGCCGTTGCTGCCGGGCCCTGCTGGGGTGGCGCTGGATGCGGGCAGTACGGACGGCATGTTGTTCCCGCCGGTGGCGGGCATCGTGCCGGATGCGGTGGCGGTTGATCTCGGGGAGATGCAGTGA
- a CDS encoding putative T7SS-secreted protein, with amino-acid sequence MVDWGKWGDALYDGAGDVVDKGKEIVGKGVDKGTDVLGSGLEKVGAEGWADKVEDWGDETASALGANVGEQQLGQTEEADELIHGRPEKISAAVKNLRDFQKAFDLVGGGMRKLDSGHWKGEAADAFRAKFQTLPTDWVRAADAFEDAAKALETFAGSVTSAQAKASEAIALFKEGKQDYETAAAAFKVKAEAYNAVRNTDHPLPHPGTFSDPGATKRRHAQEILQRARQARNDAAETAKGAITAAMAHAPKEPTGMDRAKQELIDYGVGQGMELAHFGGGVIKGTAGLVNFVRSVNPQDPYNLTHPAEYYKGVNMTLAGLTSTVANPDRALKNAWDAAKGDPSEFLGRLVPELIGTKGGGLIKGGLRAGMKDLRKRPTGPNRQGHERNPDSNGQQCSKVECANDPVDVATGRMLLPQTDIVLPGSLPLVFERVFDSSHRAGRWFGTGWSSTVDQRLEIDAEGVVFSCNEGSLLAYPHPAPGVPVMPTHGRRWPLDRVGDGYTITDPETGQIRHFVDQPTGDLALLAQIDDRNGRWIAFEYDEVGAPTSIVHHGGYHLKLTTHDSRVTALHLAGAGADGTDQEILRYGYTDGHLTEVTNSSGKPLRFDCDELGRVTAWTDTNGSRYEYVYDEHDRCVYQSGTNGHLEARFTWDDTDPDTGLRMTSMTDSLGHATRYVINDRSQIVSEIGPLGAVTRYERDRYHRLLSHTDPLGHITRFTYDEDGRLTEVERPDGRRSCAEYNELGLPVRIVGTDGNVTRQTFDERGNRTAITEPTGATIAFSYDEAGHLVSMADALGQTSIVTPDKAGLPIAVTDPFGATALYERDAFGRPVSLRDAGGAVTHLEWTIEGRVARRVGADASEELWTYDGEGNCLTHTNAAGATVSFEYTDFDLLLSRTEADGARYEFTHDSNLRLTRVTNPQHLSWNYGYDPAGQLISETDFDDRTLRYERDAAGRLAARTSAAGRTTRYERDRLGRVVRKNAAGTTSTFAYDFADHLVEAVNEDATVTLIRDRYGRLVSETVNGRTMSYTYDALGRRAGRTTPTGAVSTWADDAAGRRTSLTTSGRTIVFEHDALGQETARHIGDTVSFTNQYDPLGRLTSQQITGTTGTSIQRRDYTYSADGNLTTLTDQFSGTHTFDLDPAGRVTAVHASGWTERYAYDAAGNQTHAAWPQRHPGQEATGAREYEGTRLTRAGSLRYSHDADGRIVQRRKIHLSGKSEVWHYTWDAEDRLTAVTTPDGTRWRYEYDASGRRTAKLRLSADGTTITERSDFTWDGPTLCEQTTVSDELPHAVTLTWDHDGLRPVAQTERILAAVTQEAGDGRHGAQVRPLGGLHTMVRASGAAAAVGTPNGTGRTQPSVDSRFFAIVTDLAGAPCELVDEQGGIAWRSRRTLWGTTTWASGSTAYTPLRFPGQYYDPETGLHYNYSRHYDPETARYLTPDPLGLVPAPNPSTYVLNPHTWTDPLGLSPCPTHLFRGTTRGFEGSPGVQRHSITPTSSDPGVASVFATQAERFGDAIVEIYPRGALDGVPVHQGYIAREAEWPVELSPAELSSRASVQVPSAVAREILSEMGIHVPRKIGNGDIDPLLEYDVPKLTPEQIAHFVEEAHRRA; translated from the coding sequence ATGGTGGACTGGGGGAAGTGGGGCGACGCCCTGTACGACGGTGCCGGCGACGTGGTCGACAAGGGCAAGGAGATCGTCGGCAAGGGCGTCGACAAGGGCACCGATGTGCTCGGTTCGGGTCTGGAAAAGGTCGGTGCCGAGGGGTGGGCCGACAAGGTCGAGGACTGGGGCGATGAGACCGCCTCTGCCCTGGGTGCGAACGTCGGGGAGCAGCAACTCGGTCAGACCGAGGAGGCAGATGAGCTGATCCATGGCAGGCCGGAGAAGATCAGCGCGGCGGTGAAGAACCTCCGCGACTTCCAGAAGGCGTTCGATCTCGTCGGCGGCGGAATGAGGAAGCTCGACTCCGGCCATTGGAAGGGTGAGGCCGCTGACGCATTCCGCGCCAAGTTCCAGACGCTGCCCACCGACTGGGTGCGCGCGGCGGACGCGTTCGAGGACGCGGCCAAGGCGTTGGAGACGTTCGCAGGGTCGGTCACCAGCGCGCAGGCCAAGGCCTCTGAGGCGATCGCTCTCTTCAAGGAGGGCAAGCAGGACTACGAAACTGCGGCTGCCGCTTTCAAGGTGAAGGCGGAGGCATACAACGCGGTCCGGAACACCGACCATCCGCTTCCGCACCCGGGAACGTTCTCCGATCCGGGCGCAACCAAACGGCGGCACGCACAGGAGATCCTGCAACGTGCCAGGCAGGCACGCAACGACGCTGCCGAGACGGCAAAGGGCGCGATCACCGCCGCGATGGCGCACGCCCCGAAGGAACCGACCGGTATGGATCGGGCGAAGCAGGAACTGATCGACTACGGGGTCGGCCAGGGCATGGAGTTGGCGCACTTCGGCGGTGGTGTCATCAAGGGCACCGCGGGACTGGTGAACTTCGTCCGCTCGGTCAATCCCCAGGACCCGTACAACCTGACGCACCCGGCCGAGTACTACAAGGGCGTCAACATGACGCTCGCCGGCCTCACGTCCACCGTCGCCAACCCCGACCGGGCGCTGAAGAACGCCTGGGACGCGGCAAAGGGTGACCCCTCCGAATTTCTCGGCAGGCTCGTCCCCGAACTGATCGGCACCAAGGGTGGGGGCCTGATCAAGGGCGGCCTGCGGGCCGGGATGAAGGACCTCCGCAAGCGCCCCACGGGCCCCAACCGCCAAGGGCACGAGCGCAATCCTGACTCCAATGGGCAGCAGTGCAGCAAGGTCGAGTGCGCCAACGACCCCGTCGACGTCGCGACCGGGCGCATGCTGCTTCCGCAGACCGACATCGTGCTGCCTGGGTCGCTACCTCTGGTCTTCGAGCGCGTCTTCGACTCTTCACACCGCGCCGGCCGCTGGTTCGGTACAGGGTGGTCGAGCACGGTCGATCAACGCCTCGAGATCGACGCGGAAGGTGTGGTCTTCAGCTGCAACGAGGGCAGCTTGCTCGCATACCCACACCCTGCACCCGGCGTTCCCGTCATGCCTACGCACGGCAGGCGGTGGCCCCTGGACCGGGTGGGCGACGGCTACACCATCACCGACCCGGAAACCGGCCAGATCCGGCACTTCGTCGACCAGCCCACCGGGGACCTGGCGCTCCTGGCCCAGATCGACGACCGTAACGGCCGCTGGATCGCCTTCGAGTACGACGAGGTAGGCGCTCCGACGTCGATCGTGCACCACGGCGGCTATCACCTGAAGCTCACCACGCACGACAGCAGAGTCACCGCCCTTCACTTGGCGGGCGCCGGAGCGGACGGCACCGATCAGGAGATCCTCCGCTACGGCTACACCGACGGCCACCTCACCGAGGTCACCAACTCCTCGGGGAAGCCCCTGCGTTTCGACTGCGACGAGCTGGGCCGCGTCACCGCGTGGACGGACACCAACGGCAGCCGGTACGAGTACGTCTACGACGAACACGACCGCTGCGTGTACCAGAGCGGCACCAATGGCCACCTCGAAGCCCGGTTCACCTGGGACGACACCGATCCAGACACCGGCCTGCGCATGACGTCCATGACGGACAGCCTCGGCCACGCCACGCGATACGTGATCAACGACCGATCCCAGATCGTCAGCGAGATCGGCCCTCTGGGGGCGGTCACCCGCTACGAGCGGGACCGCTACCACCGGCTGTTGTCCCACACCGACCCGCTCGGCCACATCACGCGCTTCACCTACGACGAAGACGGGCGGCTGACCGAGGTGGAGCGGCCGGACGGACGCCGGTCATGCGCCGAGTACAACGAACTGGGACTTCCCGTACGCATCGTCGGCACCGACGGAAATGTCACCCGGCAGACCTTCGACGAGCGTGGCAACCGAACCGCGATCACGGAACCCACCGGCGCCACAATCGCATTCTCGTACGACGAGGCGGGTCACCTCGTCTCCATGGCCGATGCCCTCGGGCAGACTTCGATCGTCACGCCCGACAAGGCCGGACTTCCCATCGCAGTCACTGACCCATTCGGCGCGACCGCTCTCTACGAGCGGGATGCCTTCGGCCGCCCAGTCTCGCTCAGGGACGCTGGGGGTGCGGTCACCCATCTCGAATGGACTATCGAAGGCAGAGTTGCCCGTCGCGTCGGAGCCGACGCAAGCGAGGAGTTGTGGACCTACGACGGTGAAGGAAACTGCCTCACCCATACCAATGCCGCCGGCGCGACCGTCAGCTTCGAGTACACCGATTTCGACCTCCTGCTGTCACGCACAGAGGCGGACGGCGCCCGGTACGAGTTCACGCACGACAGCAACCTCCGGCTCACTCGGGTCACCAACCCTCAGCACCTGAGCTGGAACTACGGATACGATCCAGCCGGTCAGCTGATATCCGAGACGGACTTCGATGACCGGACGCTCCGCTATGAGCGGGATGCTGCAGGCAGGCTCGCTGCACGCACCAGCGCCGCAGGCCGAACAACCCGCTACGAGCGGGACAGGCTCGGTCGCGTCGTCCGCAAGAACGCCGCCGGAACCACCTCCACCTTCGCGTACGACTTCGCCGACCACCTCGTGGAAGCAGTCAACGAGGACGCAACCGTCACGCTCATTCGGGACAGGTACGGCCGCCTTGTCTCCGAGACGGTCAACGGCCGCACCATGTCGTACACCTACGATGCCCTCGGCCGCCGTGCCGGCCGCACCACCCCGACCGGCGCTGTCAGCACCTGGGCCGACGACGCCGCCGGTCGCCGAACCTCCCTCACCACCTCCGGCCGCACCATCGTCTTCGAACATGACGCCCTCGGCCAGGAAACCGCCCGCCACATCGGCGACACTGTCTCCTTCACCAACCAGTACGACCCGCTCGGTCGCCTCACCAGCCAGCAGATCACCGGCACTACGGGCACAAGCATCCAGCGCCGCGACTACACCTACAGCGCCGACGGCAACCTGACCACCCTCACGGACCAGTTCAGCGGGACCCACACCTTCGACCTCGACCCTGCCGGACGTGTCACCGCCGTCCACGCCTCAGGCTGGACCGAGCGCTACGCCTACGACGCAGCCGGCAACCAGACCCACGCAGCTTGGCCGCAACGCCACCCTGGGCAGGAAGCCACAGGCGCGCGTGAGTACGAGGGCACCCGCCTCACCCGGGCCGGTTCTCTCCGCTACTCCCATGATGCGGACGGCCGGATCGTCCAGCGCCGCAAGATCCACCTGTCAGGCAAGTCAGAGGTGTGGCACTACACCTGGGATGCCGAGGACCGGCTCACCGCAGTGACGACGCCGGACGGAACGCGATGGCGGTACGAGTACGACGCGTCAGGCCGACGTACAGCCAAGCTGCGCCTGTCGGCGGACGGTACAACGATCACCGAACGCAGCGACTTCACCTGGGACGGACCGACCCTGTGCGAGCAGACCACGGTCTCGGACGAATTGCCTCATGCGGTCACCCTCACGTGGGACCACGACGGTCTGCGGCCGGTGGCCCAGACGGAACGCATCCTGGCGGCGGTGACGCAGGAGGCTGGAGATGGCCGACATGGCGCTCAGGTTCGCCCCTTGGGGGGCCTACACACCATGGTTCGAGCGAGCGGTGCAGCTGCAGCAGTCGGTACTCCGAACGGGACGGGGCGCACGCAGCCCAGCGTCGACTCTCGCTTCTTCGCCATCGTCACCGACCTCGCCGGCGCGCCCTGCGAACTTGTCGACGAGCAAGGCGGTATCGCCTGGCGCAGCCGCCGGACCTTGTGGGGTACTACTACATGGGCATCTGGCAGCACCGCGTACACGCCGCTGCGCTTCCCCGGCCAGTACTACGATCCTGAGACAGGGCTGCACTACAACTACTCCCGCCATTACGATCCGGAGACTGCGCGCTACCTCACCCCGGACCCGCTCGGCCTCGTACCGGCGCCGAACCCATCGACGTATGTTCTGAATCCGCACACCTGGACCGACCCGCTCGGCCTGTCGCCGTGCCCTACGCATCTGTTTCGCGGAACCACGAGGGGTTTCGAGGGCAGTCCCGGTGTGCAGCGGCACAGCATCACACCGACATCGTCCGATCCCGGCGTCGCCAGCGTGTTCGCGACGCAGGCCGAGCGGTTCGGCGACGCCATCGTCGAGATCTACCCGCGCGGCGCGCTGGACGGGGTCCCGGTCCACCAGGGGTACATTGCGCGCGAGGCCGAGTGGCCGGTCGAGCTGAGCCCGGCAGAACTCTCGTCCCGCGCATCCGTGCAAGTGCCCTCGGCGGTAGCCCGGGAGATCCTCTCCGAGATGGGCATCCACGTGCCACGCAAGATCGGCAACGGGGACATCGATCCGCTTCTTGAATACGATGTTCCCAAGCTCACCCCCGAGCAGATCGCGCACTTCGTAGAGGAGGCACACCGACGTGCTTGA
- a CDS encoding serine/threonine-protein kinase — protein MPEQPIAGRYELVEELNSGGMGDVWRGYDAVLDRPVAVKVVRRQAVAGSPQLAEEFAKRFKREARITARIQHPGVPQVFDAVLDDSFERLFLVMELVDGIPLSTYIHPDRPLPVSWAVAVAAQVATVLSHAHDVPVIHRDLKPSNILVARDGTVKVLDFGIAAILRTDVTKLTATGSPIGTYQYMAPEQVRGGRTSPQTDLYALGCVLHELLSGRTLFTADSEYLVMYQHVNAAPTPLRLLRPDVPESLEELVLHLLLKAPEARPADVQEVYERLRHFLPAPGTLPAPGEAGPQGAPDPTALFRQPYAPRARAGAGRPVPTTVDPAAAPPVPVAVPAQLREEIAEAYAHSDALLDEERFAQAAEVLSEVIEPAAHALGAENRKVLELRTQRAAIRLLGGDYRAALPEFDALADAYTRTSGPSSTQARACRAQAARCRAELGQATDALAALRGVLDIARAVDGDVSDEAVELRRDIGMLLLAQGQAPEAQLILAPLHDDLCLVYGPTDDMSEEVAEVLSVIELDLDGPTL, from the coding sequence GTGCCGGAGCAGCCGATCGCCGGGCGGTACGAGCTCGTGGAGGAGCTCAACAGCGGTGGCATGGGCGACGTGTGGCGTGGTTACGACGCCGTGCTGGACCGGCCCGTCGCCGTGAAGGTGGTCCGGCGGCAGGCCGTTGCCGGTTCACCGCAGCTGGCCGAGGAGTTCGCCAAGCGGTTCAAGCGCGAGGCCCGCATCACCGCGCGCATCCAGCATCCCGGCGTGCCGCAGGTGTTCGACGCGGTGCTCGATGACTCCTTCGAGCGGCTCTTCCTCGTCATGGAGCTGGTCGACGGCATCCCCCTGTCCACGTACATCCATCCCGACCGCCCGCTGCCCGTCAGCTGGGCCGTGGCCGTCGCCGCGCAGGTCGCCACCGTGCTGTCGCACGCCCACGACGTGCCCGTCATCCACCGAGATCTCAAGCCGTCCAACATCCTGGTCGCCCGGGACGGCACCGTGAAGGTCCTCGACTTCGGCATCGCGGCGATCCTGCGCACCGACGTCACCAAGCTGACCGCGACCGGCAGCCCCATCGGCACGTACCAGTACATGGCACCGGAGCAGGTCCGAGGCGGGCGTACCAGCCCTCAGACCGATCTGTACGCGCTGGGCTGCGTGTTGCACGAACTGCTCAGCGGGCGAACCCTGTTCACCGCCGACAGCGAGTACCTGGTGATGTACCAGCATGTGAACGCCGCTCCGACCCCGTTGCGCCTGCTGCGACCGGATGTGCCGGAGTCCTTGGAGGAGCTGGTCCTGCACCTGCTGCTCAAGGCGCCGGAGGCGCGGCCCGCCGACGTCCAGGAGGTGTACGAGCGGCTTCGGCACTTCCTGCCTGCGCCCGGCACCCTCCCCGCACCCGGTGAGGCCGGGCCGCAGGGAGCGCCGGATCCGACCGCGCTCTTCCGTCAGCCGTACGCGCCACGTGCCCGCGCCGGTGCAGGACGGCCCGTGCCCACCACGGTCGATCCGGCCGCCGCACCGCCGGTCCCCGTCGCCGTGCCCGCGCAGTTGCGGGAGGAGATCGCGGAGGCGTACGCGCACTCCGACGCGCTGCTGGACGAGGAACGGTTCGCCCAGGCCGCCGAGGTGCTGAGCGAGGTCATCGAGCCGGCCGCCCATGCACTCGGCGCCGAGAACAGGAAGGTCCTGGAGCTCCGTACGCAGCGCGCCGCGATCCGGCTGCTCGGCGGCGACTACCGTGCGGCGCTGCCGGAGTTCGACGCCTTGGCCGACGCATACACACGTACCAGCGGCCCCAGCAGTACGCAGGCACGTGCGTGCCGTGCACAGGCTGCCCGGTGCCGTGCCGAACTGGGCCAGGCGACCGACGCGCTGGCCGCGCTACGGGGTGTCCTGGACATCGCCCGCGCGGTCGACGGCGACGTGAGCGACGAGGCGGTCGAGCTGCGCCGGGACATCGGCATGCTCCTGCTTGCCCAGGGACAGGCGCCTGAGGCACAGCTGATCCTCGCGCCCCTCCACGACGATCTGTGTCTGGTCTACGGTCCGACGGACGACATGTCCGAAGAGGTCGCCGAGGTGCTGAGCGTGATCGAACTCGATCTCGACGGCCCGACCCTCTGA
- a CDS encoding UvrD-helicase domain-containing protein — MPHLAFDIDFCAQLSKLQGGVKQGVFDAWEKFEHLTLDQLFKDQGLKLETLKRARDPHIRTIRIDQGTRGVVLAPDSGDTYVLLRVMPHDKAIAWAIKQKASINTVTRAVEIRDIAMLDELTPAYEQIAPAPDERLFAKVSDGDMAALGIDETTLRQARVLTDAEQLEVFAPYFPQDQREVLEYLAAGFSVEDVWRDVVSVAMSTVTAGDPPVDTQDFATAIQRTRARIALVSASDELRDILDKPFAAWRVFLHPSQHKVAYRPSYSGPAQVTGGPGTGKTVVALHRVRHLLGHVRDGDRVLLTTYTNALVTALRAGLAALVEDEGLRDRVDIMTVDAFAGRVVSTSRRPLRGGEEETRWERAARATGFTGTPQFLAQEYKHVVLAQNLRTLEQYEACERRGRGSALPTAARALVWRTVEEFTDRLGVDGLRTYLGTCAEAADLLETSGPPYRHVVIDEAQDLHPAQWRLLRSAAPARPDDLFIAGDPHQRIYDTKVSLRAVGVKVTGRSTKMRKNYRSTHEILSWSTALLVGRPFEQLADDARNETLLGYRSALHGSGPETFGGGSEDAELDALVTRVCGWLGSGIAPGEIGVSARFNKTCDRAVDRLRAAGVPAVRLRGNAPTDPDTVQIGTMHAFKGLEFRCVAVIGVSEGALPFPKAVTAAEVDRLQHDADLLAERCLLFVACTRARDGLYVSWSGDPSEFLVETGAVNRRALPDRG; from the coding sequence ATGCCCCACCTCGCGTTCGACATCGACTTCTGCGCTCAGCTCAGCAAGCTCCAGGGCGGCGTCAAACAGGGAGTGTTCGATGCCTGGGAGAAGTTCGAGCACCTCACCCTCGACCAGCTGTTCAAGGACCAGGGGCTGAAGCTGGAGACCCTGAAGCGGGCCCGTGATCCGCACATCCGGACCATCCGTATCGACCAGGGCACGCGAGGTGTCGTCCTGGCCCCGGACAGCGGTGACACGTATGTGCTGTTGCGCGTCATGCCACACGACAAGGCGATCGCGTGGGCGATCAAGCAGAAGGCCAGCATCAACACGGTCACCCGGGCCGTCGAGATCCGGGACATCGCCATGCTCGACGAGCTCACTCCCGCGTATGAGCAAATCGCTCCGGCTCCCGACGAGAGACTGTTCGCGAAGGTGTCGGACGGCGACATGGCCGCGCTCGGCATCGACGAGACCACTCTTCGGCAGGCCCGCGTGCTCACCGACGCCGAACAACTGGAGGTCTTCGCGCCGTACTTCCCCCAGGACCAGCGTGAGGTGCTTGAGTATCTGGCTGCCGGTTTCAGCGTCGAGGACGTCTGGCGGGACGTGGTGTCCGTCGCCATGTCCACCGTGACCGCCGGTGACCCGCCCGTAGACACGCAGGACTTCGCCACGGCGATTCAGCGCACCCGTGCGCGCATCGCTCTGGTCTCCGCGTCGGATGAGCTGCGCGACATCCTGGACAAGCCCTTCGCGGCTTGGCGGGTCTTCCTCCACCCGTCGCAGCACAAGGTCGCCTACCGCCCCTCGTACTCCGGTCCCGCACAGGTGACCGGCGGTCCCGGGACCGGAAAGACGGTCGTCGCCCTGCATCGGGTACGCCATCTCCTGGGCCATGTGCGCGACGGCGACCGGGTGCTGCTGACGACGTACACCAATGCCCTGGTCACTGCGCTGCGCGCCGGTCTCGCCGCCCTGGTCGAGGACGAAGGGCTGCGCGACCGTGTCGACATCATGACCGTCGACGCGTTCGCGGGCCGTGTCGTGTCCACATCGCGGCGGCCGCTGCGAGGCGGTGAGGAGGAGACCCGATGGGAACGCGCGGCCCGCGCCACCGGATTCACCGGCACGCCACAGTTCCTCGCGCAGGAGTACAAGCATGTGGTCCTCGCCCAGAACCTGCGGACGCTGGAACAGTACGAGGCCTGCGAGCGACGAGGACGCGGCAGCGCTCTGCCCACGGCCGCCCGCGCTCTGGTGTGGCGCACGGTCGAGGAGTTCACCGACCGGCTCGGCGTCGACGGGCTGCGCACCTACCTCGGCACGTGCGCGGAGGCCGCCGACTTGCTGGAGACCTCCGGACCGCCCTACAGGCACGTGGTCATCGACGAGGCCCAGGACCTGCACCCGGCCCAGTGGCGGCTGCTGCGTTCTGCGGCTCCGGCCCGCCCGGACGATCTGTTCATCGCGGGCGACCCTCACCAGCGCATCTACGACACGAAGGTCTCCCTGAGGGCGGTCGGCGTGAAGGTGACCGGCCGGTCCACGAAGATGCGCAAGAACTACCGCTCCACCCACGAGATCCTGAGCTGGTCCACCGCGCTTCTTGTCGGCCGCCCTTTCGAACAACTGGCTGACGACGCCCGCAACGAAACCCTGCTCGGCTACCGTTCCGCCCTGCACGGCAGCGGGCCCGAGACGTTCGGCGGGGGTTCCGAGGACGCCGAGCTGGACGCCCTGGTCACGAGGGTGTGCGGATGGCTCGGAAGCGGCATCGCGCCGGGCGAGATCGGTGTCAGCGCCCGGTTCAACAAGACGTGCGACAGGGCGGTGGACCGCCTCAGGGCGGCGGGCGTCCCTGCCGTGCGCCTCCGGGGCAACGCGCCGACCGACCCGGACACCGTGCAGATCGGCACGATGCACGCGTTCAAGGGGTTGGAGTTCCGGTGCGTCGCGGTCATCGGGGTGAGTGAGGGAGCCCTGCCGTTCCCGAAGGCGGTCACCGCGGCGGAGGTGGATCGGCTCCAGCACGACGCGGACCTCCTGGCGGAGCGCTGTCTGCTGTTCGTCGCGTGCACGCGGGCCCGGGACGGGCTGTACGTGTCCTGGTCGGGCGACCCGAGTGAGTTCCTGGTGGAAACGGGCGCCGTGAACCGCCGAGCCCTCCCTGATCGGGGCTGA